The genomic region TAACCCTTCTTCTTCAGGGGGAAATTTGGAGTCAACGAGTCAAGAAACCACATAGAATTGGAAAAGATAGTAAAATTTACTTAACACttactgtttctttttaattacatttaactaTACTTGTAACTTAACCCATATAAACGcggtttctttaaatattattacaatttgtTCTAATTTCATTTACTGATCTGCGAATCATTTGATATTTaccaaaacttttatatttttgctttagTATCAGGAGTCGAACATGGGAGTTTAGCACTGTAACTACTTAAAGTTACCGCTGATCCACTGAGGACGGATATAACATGAGCGTAATTAATTGGGGCTGGAATGCACTATGGAACaaaatttttactctttcttgttcctgggcagaaagtgttattttccaattgattATGAgtaaagaaaatagaaaagacctatttttctcttcaaactttgcttttgtgacctgggagcgtataactaaaacatgatgggCGACTATATTTGgagtctgatacgtgaaagtgatttacattacagtcgcaaatctcgaaaaacaactcacttctaaacactttttttcatttttgtataactttagtataaatacatgtaaatcttgatttatatgttgttttattcagaccttatataaatgaaaatgtgcaaatttgtccgtttttacataaaaaataggttaatttctaaatttcattatccaggtcacaaaagcaaagtttgaagggaataatggccattttctttacttttacaacataagcaattaagaaataacacatactatccagaaacaaaatttgtgttacatagtgttatatacaTAAACACGAGGGATCatataaaagtttattagttCAGGCTTTATAAGGACGTACAAACGTtttagagcccggcatggccagataatTAAGgggctggactcgtaatctgagggtcgacgGTTTGAATGCCCGTCACACAAAactttctcgccctttcagccgtgggggcgttataatatgacggtcagtcccattattcgtggataataagagttggcggtgggtggtgatgactagctgccttccctctagtcttacactgttaaattgagGATGGCTATATAGATCTCGCGTacctttgcgcgaagttcaaaaccaaacgaacaaacaaacagacgtttTAGAATAACGTAAATAACTTTACTTTTTGAACATTCGACCAGAGTATATTACAATTACTGttaattaaacatctttacagtttattttatagatattttaattatataaaaaatgaacataaataacaatTCCGTTCATGATTTAGAAAAATTATGAACTTTACCATGGTTTGTCTCAATCATGAACAGGAAAAAGAGGGGTACAataaaccagttttgttacatttattcatgtttttaatgaataaatgaatACAAGTAACACCAATAAAATCATCAGCATGGATTAcaggaaacaaacaaatgatatacCGACGATTTATTATCACCAAACGTCGACAACTCTGTTACAATAACAATTAGAACTCTATGTCTTTACTAACCACTGACAAAAGCATTATTATAAAGGTTAATAGCAGTACAACATCTGTCCTcagctggtacaacggtaagtctacggacttacaacggtaaatTCAGAAGGTTCACTTCCACTTGGTGGATTccgcagatagctcgatgtggctttgctataagaaaaacatacacactgtTAAATGTTATCAAATACATCTGGGGTTCCTGGTAGAActatattattatactatttatacagcAGTATAAATTATTCTGCTTAGTTATTAAATATACTATTCCTAgtactatttgttttattgttgtccaACACTTAGCTTAaagacttataatactaaaattcatgGTTCAGTTCCTGCAAAAATAGTCCATTGTATGACGATGGGTTAAAACAATGTcgataaattaatttatgtatcgTTTTGTCTTTGATTTTCTAAGTTGATTAACAAGAGCCTACATTATAAGCATCTTTGTATAAAAACTGGTCCAAACTCTCCCTTCCCTCGAGCTAAACTTTCACCACTCCCATCCACGTTCATCCTTAATTTTTGAATATCAAGCATTCTTGCAGCATGTCAACCCCGATTCCCAGCCATCAAAACTAGGTCAAAATTTAGTATATAAGATGTCTTCTGACCAACATTGTTCACGAAGTCCACTAACGGCAAATACAATTTTTCGAGTCTTCTGTTGGTCAAAGTCCATCTAGGCAACAATGCTTAAGGTAAGATCCTCCCGTAAATGTTTTAGTACACAGCTTTAAAATAATCGACAGTTAGAAGTGATTTTTCTCTTAGTTGTATCTTAAGTATTACCTCAAGAAATTATCGATATTTCTTCTCTTTCACCGTGAAACTTAGGATAAATTGCATGTATTTATTTACtgagaaataaacatatataaaataaaataatacagcattATCTTTTGATTCCAGGTACTTGTTCTGTGTATGCTGGCTACAGCTGCCTATGCTGGTTATCCTTTCTTTGCTGCCCCAGCTGTCAAGTTTGTCCATGCTCCAGTTTATCAACCTGCGGTTAAAGTTGTTGCTGCTGTAAGTtcatcttttatatttattataatttggattaaaatttctttaagaaaaaatacatatattgttcTCTAGAAACATATTGAatcttaaaagaaatatttattcccACATCAATTTAAAAATCCGAAAACATGATTAGTGTAGCAACCAATTAAAGAAATTCTAGAAACGTTACCAATCTAGAATGTGAACAAAACAGTTCAGTAAAGAACGTGACTTGATGTAATTTATTGTCATCTTGATGTtgtaaatgtaaagtttaaaCATATGAATTCGagttattgttgttgtaatttCTCTGctattcatattataattttaaactaaaagtattttatagtaagattaaaaagtTCATACTTCGGGAAAATGAAACTTAGAACAATACATTTAAGCTCCCGTCAAATTAAGAAACCCAAAATATGACCAACAGAAAATTTAACCAAAGAATAAAGAAATGTCTTGTCAATCCAGGCAGAAAGATACCAAAAAGTGAAGATTTTTAATGGTTCAGTAGAgaaaatactttgttgttttttattggtcaCCTTATTgaagtaaatttttaatatatataaaatctcaTACTGTGTAATGAAGTCTATAAAATgaagagaagaaaaatattttttgatttcaaaatttattatattgagACATGATAAAGAGAAAAGTGTCAGAGATAACTCGAAAGAACAGTACTAGCATAAAAGTATGAACATTCATGTATTACACAGAAAATCCAGTTTCTCTTTTAAATGCGGTAATTATCCACTACATTTGGTCTCAAACCCTTTTGAATACAGTGAATTACACTGAATCTTTTCTGTAAAGACActattttaaaagtgttaatacattttgtatgaatttaaaaagtaaattacaatGTGCTTTTCTCAATAAATACATTAGAATATTTCATATTCTGAAGATTTATGGTCAGatttgtacatgtgtgtgtgtgtgttttcttgtggcaaagccacatcaggttatctgctgagctcaccaagagacatcgaaccactgattttagcgttttaaatctgtaGAATTATCGTTCTACGAGCGGTTGGAGCAGATTTGTTGTGTTATGCAAGTAATTTTTCTTGGATGTGAAATCTAGTgaattattacatctttgtatattttatctatatatttgACTCTGTCTTTTATATTGAATATAACTTGAAGGAATACCTACTAAAAGAAATATGCGATTAgatcacaaaaaatatttcaaacatgaaGAATAGAGAATTTGgattaattttatgtaataacGAGGGCAATATGAAGCATTAACTGAATCTGGATCTGCTATCAGGAGAAGCCTCAACCGTTTGACTTCAGCTACGACACCAAGGACGAAGACGGTAACACTCAGTCCCGCCAGGAGTCTGGAGATGGAAGTGGCGCCGTCACTGGCAGCTACTCTTATACAGATGCAAACGGTCTCTACCGACGAGTATCTTTCACAGCTGATGCTAGTGGATTCAAGCCATCCATCGAAACCAATGAACCAGGTACTGCTAATGCCAACCCTGCTGATGTCCAGGTGTCAGTTCAGGAAGCCCCTGCAGTTAAGGTCAAGGCTGCCCCTGTTCAAAAAATCATCAAACTCGTACATGCTCCCTACTACCACGCTCCTTGGGCCTACGGTTATGCCCACGCctaaatatatataagtttgtttcGTTGTAGAAAAATAACCCGGTTTATAAAGTTCGTAAGTTCACAAAGTGTTTTAcgttatattttcttaataattatttCCAGTTCTTGTCTGCTTTACCTTTTTATCATcgctttattaaattatttacatgttGCTATGTTACGGGAATAATCCTTTTTGTATTACTAATGCGTACTGCTTGTTGCAATAAAgtggtttaaaaataattgtatgcACATATAAAAAATTCAAGATATTTGATAAATACGAGTCACGAAGTAAGGAGACAAGGACGTCAGTagttaaatattcataaatattgtgACTTATTGAAATAGTCATGAATAACATTGGTAATTAAACAACTACTTTAAAAAATCCGTGCATAACTAGAAGCCCCCCCTTATCAATGGCACATCGGTATGCTTGCGGACTCACATCTctataaatcgggttttgataactATTGTGGGCAAAGcacggatagtccattgtgtagctttgtgcttaattccaaataaatataACCAGAAAATTCTGGATTTAGCTGCAAAAAgccagtttaaatatttaaatactaattaaaaagttaaaaccaCATCtgaaaatatatcaaacacattcgtaataaatacaaaagttaaaGTATAcgttgtctaaataaataaataaatatctaatgaaatgaaagttttcagtttaaagttgaataaaaagaagagttaaacaagaattaactgtaaaaaataatagtaaacttGGATACACACATATCGTTATACAGAAACATAAGATATGTCATACGGAGATTATTAAcaattaatatcttattttaatgaaaattttatagtTAAGAAAAAGCTTTCCGTTTTATTTCAACGTAAAATAAAAATGCGAGCTAAAAATTTGAATTCATTAAgcatatgtgtgtttttatagcaaagccacaaagggctatctgctcagcccaccgaggggaatcgaaccgctgattttagcattgtaaatccggagacataccactgtgctagcGGGGAACCCGTTAAGCATCTCTGATCTGAGTTTTTATAAACAGGATTTtctattttacagaaaataaaatatgtttaaaacattcaaatcTGGAGAATAGAAAATACTCTTACAGTACTTGAAGAATACATAGAATTACTAAATCATCTCTCACACACTGTAATAAGTTCTTTAACATTCTAACATTATATTCGTTAAACCAAGCTCTCAAGTTGATGAATTTAGAGTTAGGCAAAAAGTATAATTTCattgaattattttcttattcaaaaatacactaaaaactCATACGCAAAACTTAATATAAGAAATTCGATCGTCAGTTCAACAGAGCGGAAAATAAAGTACGTTACGTTTGTCTCTATTAATtccattaaattttaattaataagaatattGAAGATTTCTCAGACAAATCGAGACAGAAAACCTTGATTTTGCATGcaagaaatttaatataaagaagTGGCCAAAATTTGGCGACATTTTGccattgttttatattctattttacacttttgttattttctcacCTTCTCAGTTATCTCTGGAACTAATGTAAGAAAAAATTATTCGTATATTAATAACCAGTGAATAAAATACTTTCAACATGACCTGAACTAAAGCAACATAAACGTGATATGTGATCATTACTCATGCATTTCAAACAGTCAATATCATATTTAAGAACCAGttgagatttattattatttctatggtAATTTGTATTAAACCTTTAACAGTATAATTTACACTGATTAGGAACCACAACAGTGTGATGATACCTTCACTACTATAATACTACAACTAAATAAAGTAGATTACTTTGTTATACCTTATGTTATCAAGTGTTACAGAGTATAAAAATAACGAAGTACCTTGGATGTAAACATCGGATTTTATAGTTCTGTGAAGGAGAATGATAGCTGTGGTTGTTAACTATTTCATAAGTTTCTGTAACTTGAATTGAAGTACttctaaaaagaaaaagttattactCTGAACTCCATGATGTGAATGCCATCTCTTCTCATGTAATCACATTCATACTAAGCATTCtgtaaacacttcataaaaggcGTCTGTTGACATCCCTATAATCGAAgtagaaatacaataaatttcTTGCACATTTTGTTAACCTTGGTGTCAACAAgagaacttttattatttaagttttacacgGTCAGTTTCTGTACATTTAATAGTGTGTCGATTCGGGATTCATCTCTTGAACCACGCAGCTGAAGTCATGGTAAGTAATTTTCTCTCTCTTGTGTTTGTATAACAGCTGGTCTGTGCGTGTGATTACAATtcgttttatattttgtgaagatcAATGTTTTCCTTCAATACGGTTTCTGTTCAACtttaaatagaaagtttaatCTCATTAGATATTTCTTACTCATCTAAAGCAAAGATGCTTTAAgtatatgttttgtatttaagacCAATGTTTGTGATTGATTTTATAGACTTGGTTGTGTCTCTTCTGCACTTAAACGATGAAATTCACTCTTTACCACTTAATACACGATATTCTTGTTATAATGAATTCCAAAGTACTCGTTAGTTAATTAACTTTATTCAAAATCATCACAATGAAACGTGAGGTGAACAACAACGTTGAACACTTAAGTTTTCCGTTATATCTTCTTCTAATACCGCATAATGTTTCTTTACTCACATTTAATAGTTCAAAACATTTTGACtccttgtttgtttctttttgaaattcacgcaaagctacatgaggtctatctgtgctagccgcccttaatttagtaatgtaagtctagagggaaagcagctattcatcaccacccaccgctaacttttggctactctgttaccaacgaatagtgagattgatcgtaacattataaagcccccacggcggaaaggactagcatgtttggtgtgacaaagattttaactcgcgaccctcggattagtaTGTCTGTATTAAAGTCTTTAAtcagttacactataacatctttttctcttaaaaaactttcaaaacgtCATGTacatgaaatgtaatttttaaaacattttattgcacAGTAACACTACAGAACAATTTAGGTTCATAAACATAGCATTAagcaataatttattaaaacaacagaaaaaccaaGCAACCTGGAACTGGAAGTAATTACTGAAATGTGCACATTAAACCGATTCAAATATTTTGAGGTGGGTTATTTTTCATCAAGACAAGCTTATACATATTTAAGCGTGGACGTAATCATAGGCCGAAGGAGCGTGTTAGTAGGGAACATGTACGAGTTTGGTGATTTTGTGGACAGGGGCAGTCTTGATCTTAACTTCAGGGGTTTCTTGAACTGACACCTGGACATCAGCAGGGTTGGCATTAGCAGTACCCGTTTCATTGGTTTCGATGGATGGCTTGAATCCACTAGTATCAGCTGTAAAAGATACTCGTCAGTAGAAACCGTTTGCATCTGTATAAGAGAAGCTGCCGCTGGCATCGCCACTTCCATCTCCAGGCTCCTGACTAGCTGGGGGGTGTCGTAGCTGAAGTCAAAAGGTTGAGCTTTTCCTGATTGTACTGAAAATTTGTAATACAGCTAAATATCGTATTTAATGTTCATACAATGAAAGAACGTTCTTTATTCTTAATGTTTCGTATACTACCCTTGAAACTATTTGAGATATTGGAAGCAAAGTAGGATTTGCagcaagtaaaacaataaaataatgcaatgtATTTTATGACCAGGTGATCGTTATTTTCTATACCAAAACAAGGCTGACTTTAAAGAAGTTCGTTTGTTTCTAAACATGCAGATCGAAATGAGAAAATAATTGATGTGAGAAAGATAAACCTGTATGTTTGGTGGTTTATTGAAATGCATTCCCTTCATTCAGAGtaaattatgaaatgaaaaaaattgtatttatctgGACTTAGAATGAGCTTTATTATCTAATTCATATTAGATAATTCATATTACTAATTCATAtgtttaaatttcaaactttccCTATCAAGATTGCAATAACTTACATCAAATGTCTTTCTTCACTGAACACATAAAAGGTTATATGTGGTATCATTCTTCATTATCTTCTTACTAGGTTGGTAAGATGTGACACTGCTCAAAATTTAAATTCTCTGATGTTTATGTTTTCGAGTCTGTAAATAGATGTGAGGTCAAATGTTTCATTCAAgattgtatttgtttcttttagtcttttttttctcGAATAGTTTTTAGTCGCAATTGTAGTCAGTATATTGTAAAAAACTTACAGCAGCAAGAACTTTAGGTGCAAGTTAATAAACTGGAGTCTGGATAATTTTAACAGCTGGGGCAGAGTAAAAAAAGGTTACCAGCATAAGTATCTTCAGCCGAAATACACAAAAAAAGTACCTGAAATCAGAAGGTGATGTATTATTTCTTTtgcttaataaataaatgtaacaatttttattacgttatacagtttttatatttatatttctcagtaaaaaactataataatttcTGATGAGTGTTACAGTGAGAGTTTGTATTAAATTTGGGTATAAGGTAATTAATTTATAGGAAATTATTGCTGAATACTTGAGAGTTTTAGtttctatatattataatatgtattacGATGAACGTAAAATGACTATTTCGATGAAGACTTATCTCAGTAATGCACggaatttttattttagagatAGCAGTTGTTGTTAATTTAAGGAACAACTAATTTATAAGTCATTTCTAACCCTTTATTACTTTGAAACTGTACAAAAAAACGTCTATAAAAAATTATACCTTCAGCATTGTGCTGTCTGTATGGACTGTAGTTAGCAGAAGACTAACTAAGTAATATGTAAGTtactacaaaaaataatgaaagaataaTTTGTGATCGtggttttaattattctaaaagtTGTAGCGTTAGAGACATAGTTATACTGAAAGTTTACAGATGTTGTTTTCATTTCACCAACCTATAACATCTGAAGAAAtaaataggaaaataaaaaaattagttatttatggAATTGATATAAGAAgtattgaaaacaaagtaaatgctgtaataaaaatacacaaactgatATTAGCTGGTTAGATCTCAAAACGATTTTCAGTCCATACTCTGATTGGTATTGTGACCATATAGCTCAATGCAGTCTTTTAAATTTTCCAAATAAATCAATACACGTTACAAATGGTGTGTTAGTGAAATAAAGATCTCATTCCGGTAACTTAGTACTGAATCTGATATATTCTAATGCCAAAATCGAATTTTCAACCGCAGTTGGAACACAGCCAATAACCTATTGTATAATTATGTGATAAACAATTAACAAAGTCAAATTTTGCTGAAGTCAAAGTTTGACAAACTAAGTTTCCTTATTATAGAATATTGAAACTACAGAGACATGTATTTAAAAGGATTGGTTCAAAACAGTGAAGAAATCATCTTGTCATTTTGAAGGTTTAGAAAATTGTGTTGAAATTCAAAGACACTTTTTACAAATTccaatgttttcttcttttactagTAGCTAGTATACTATTGAATGTGAATCAGATGATTCATTGTATACGTGCTATTGCTGGAAAAAAGCGAGTTCCATATGTTTGGTTTGTATGTGCTAtaagaataacaaacaaatcGAACTATTTGTTCAATGTAGAGTTGCATAAGGACTGGCATATGGTGCAGCCGATTAGTTAGCTGCCTTTCTATGATCTCTAAACGACTATTCTCAGGTGACCCTTTTGTAGATTTgtacgaaatttgaaaacaaacattattttaaactgttaatgaGGTTCTAGCTGATGTACTACAAACTCTCCTATCAGATGCAGGAAATGAGTgtaattttatcatatattatcTTATCTAATTTtagattaaaaacttaaaatgtaattgtttaagAACTGAGGTTGTGAGCTGTATCATCTTTCAATAACGTAACATGGTTAACTCTAAGGAACAACAGCTAACGAGGTTTCATAAACGACTTTATGTGATAAATTATTTCTGATAAAGTTCTGCTTTGTATGATATAGTTATTTAATTGGTCTCAGAATAATTTTCTTGAAGTATTTCTAGACgactacaaaacaaaaattctttacaacgaaaacatttattattgaaacatCTGACATGAAGCTAGTATAATAATGTTCTTTCATGTTACTACACTAATTTTgagtataacatttaaaaattatataatac from Tachypleus tridentatus isolate NWPU-2018 chromosome 1, ASM421037v1, whole genome shotgun sequence harbors:
- the LOC143240758 gene encoding cuticle protein 10.9-like — translated: MLKVLVLCMLATAAYAGYPFFAAPAVKFVHAPVYQPAVKVVAAEKPQPFDFSYDTKDEDGNTQSRQESGDGSGAVTGSYSYTDANGLYRRVSFTADASGFKPSIETNEPGTANANPADVQVSVQEAPAVKVKAAPVQKIIKLVHAPYYHAPWAYGYAHA